A section of the Pochonia chlamydosporia 170 chromosome 2, whole genome shotgun sequence genome encodes:
- a CDS encoding TipA protein (similar to Metarhizium acridum CQMa 102 XP_007809499.1) → MQSSRLPPIPPGPTGPPRPINHVSDLNEPFPTRDALQAATKNHSQGNFTISTRKLPISKAGAIDQLTDKIGIPMPEMIFGDNIVSILHRPSKWYFEFNTPDALDAVDKTDKHMLKVAYARDWESTREGTTQSIKEVVKPYDWSYSTTYAGTVGVAQEGATTPQFQTTDKTIPIELLKRRDPILFFDEVVLYESELDDNGISMYSAKVRVHQQRMLILCRLFMRLDNVVVRLRDTRMYVDFETDEVLREYTAKEGKFDDVKRKLFMSGRLPDDITVVLRNPNELDPLLDVVEHKTEAVCLK, encoded by the exons ATGCAGTCATCCCGTCTCCCCCCAATACCCCCGGGCCCAACCGGCCCTCCCCGCCCAATAAACCACGTCAGCGACCTCAACGAGCCGTTTCCCACGCGCGACGCCCTCCAAGCAGCCACCAAGAACCACTCCCAAGGCAACTTCACCATATCAACCCGCAAGCTGCCCATATCCAAAGCCGGCGCCATCGACCAACTGACCGACAAAATCGGCATTCCCATGCCGGAGATGATCTTCGGCGACAACATCGTCTCCATCCTGCACAGACCGTCAAAGTGGTACTTTGAATTCAACACCCCGGACGCCCTCGACGCAGTGGACAAGACAGACAAGCACATGCTCAAGGTAGCGTACGCACGAGACTGGGAGAGCACCCGCGAAGGAACCACGCAGAGCATCAAGGAGGTCGTCAAGCCCTATGACTGGAGCTACTCGACCACATATGCGGGAACGGTGGGCGTAGCACAGGAGGGTGCGACCACTCCGCAGTTTCAAACGACGGACAAGACAATCCCAATTGAGTTGTTGAAGCGGCGCGACCcgatcctcttcttcgacgaGGTGGTCCTGTACGAGAGCGAGCTAGACGACAATGGAATATCGATGTACAGCGCAAAAGTACGAGTACACCAGCAGCGCATGTTGATCCTATGCCGGCTTTTCATGAGACTGGACAATGTGGTTGTTAGATTGCGCGATACGAGGATGTACGTTGATTTTGAGACGGATGAGGTGTTGAGGGAGTATACTGCCAAGGAGGGCAAGTTTGATGACGTGAAGCGG AAACTCTTCATGTCGGGGCGTTTACCGGATGATATTACGGTTGTCTTGCGGAATCCGAATGAATTGGATCCGTTGCTGGATGTTGTGGAGCATAAGACCGAGGCGGTTTGTTTGAAGTAA
- a CDS encoding serine/threonine-protein kinase Eg2 (similar to Aspergillus terreus NIH2624 XP_001209550.1), translating to MASRTLETRFERMTVQDENDHAEGAKHYVKGKTIVTSASGQLPHGNSRTNLFKVALQSQSHNTVASVTLPSQAAQRKINNPGSPTRKPLPSAGSARTSEEGTEEAAKALVEQPSLPKQFHLGMFEIGRPLGKGKFGRVYLARERTTGFICALKVLHKNEIQGGGVERQVRREIEIQSNLRHPNILQMFGHFHDNKRIFLILEFAGKGELYKHLRRENRFPEWKSAQYIAQMASALRYLHRKHVIHRDIKPENILMGIHGEIKISDFGWSVHAPNNRRKTMCGTLDYLPPEMIKPGSSDNYYNEKVDLWSLGVLTYEFLVGEAPFEDTPVMTQRRIQRADMSIPSFVSSEAADLIKRLLVLDPEKRISLEQVQVHPWILKHCVKGERKSNRERGQ from the exons ATGGCTTCACGAACCCTCGAGACGCGCTTCGAGCGCATGACTGTGCAGGATGAGAACGATCACGCCGAGGGTGCGAAGCACTACGTAAAGGGCAAG ACCATCGTCACATCGGCATCAGGACAGCTGCCGCATGGAAACAGCCGGACAAACCTTTTCAAGGTTGCACTTCAGTCCCAAAGTCACAATACCGTTGCTTCTGTGACGCTCCCATCACAAGCTGCTCAACGGAAGATCAACAACCCTGGATCACCTACTCGCAAGCCTCTCCCATCAGCAGGATCAGCACGCACGTCAGAAGAAGGCACAGAGGAAGCCGCCAAAGCCTTGGTCGAGCAGCCCAGCCTACCAAAGCAATTCCACCTGGGAATGTTCGAAATCGGCCGCCCCCTCGGCAAAGGTAAATTCGGACGAGTCTATCTTGCCAGAGAGCGTACCACAGGCTTCATCTGCGCCCTGAAAGTGCTGCACAAGAACGAAATTCAGGGCGGAGGCGTCGAGCGCCAGGTCCGTCGAGAGATTGAAATCCAGAGCAACCTCCGCCACCCTAATATCCTGCAAATGTTCGGCCACTTCCACGACAATAAGCGCATTTTTCTGATCCTCGAGTTTGCCGGGAAGGGTGAGCTGTATAAGCATCTGCGGAGGGAGAACCGTTTCCCGGAGTGGAAGTCGGCGCAGTATATTGCGCAGATGGCGTCGGCGTTGAGGTATTTGCACCGCAAGCATGTTATTCACAGGGATATCAAACCTGAGAACATCTTGATGGGCATCCATGGCGAGATTAAGATTTCGGACTTTGGGTGGAGTGTGCACGCTCCTAATAATAGGAGGAAGACTATGTGCGGCACGCTGGATTATCTGCCGCCTGAGATGATTAAGCCTGGCTCGTCGGATAACTATTACAATGAGAAGGTGGACTTGTGGAGTTTGGGTGTTTTGACGTATGAGTTTCTTGTTGGAGAGGCTCCGTTTGAGGATACGCCTGTCATGACGCAGAGGAGGATTCAAAGGGCGGATATGTCTATTCCGTCGTTTGTTAGCTCGGAGGCTGCTGATCTTATCAAGAGG ctccttgttcttgatcCTGAGAAGCGAATCTCTCTTGAGCAGGTCCAAGTTCACCCTTGGATTTTGAAACACTGCGTCAAGGGAGAGCGGAAGAGCAACCGTGAAAGGGGGCAATAG
- a CDS encoding peptidase M76, ATP23 (similar to Metarhizium robertsii ARSEF 23 XP_007822017.1), translating to MASSGATPTSTSAASSNPAADAPSDAKLPNRPKQMVNDPARTGFDPETKWWMNYFKILTNQMTPEGKFHYREWRYKVHEERDCKRCEEYKDWLFTYSPVVRFLSEKIQDLNGQLGPSNIHCRRCPSILEQDGTVSRQAGGFDPNHGILICANEMRDRKHMEDTVAHEMVHAWDHLRWKMDWMGDKDLKHAACTEIRASMLSGECRWTREAFTRGQWSVTQQFQNCVRRRAIQSVMARPRCKDDVQATKVVNEVWDSCFSDTRPFGEVYR from the exons ATGGCGTCTTCAGGCGCCACGCCGACGTCAACATCGGCAGCTTCGTCCAACCCAGCTGCTGACGCGCCAAGCGATGCAAAACTACCAAACCGGCCAAAGCAAATGGTCAATGACCCTGCCCGCACCGGCTTTGACCCAGAGACGAAATGGTGGATGAACTACTTCAAGATCCTGACGAACCAGATGACGCCCGAGGGCAAGTTTCACTATAGAGAATGGCGGTACAAGGTCCACGAAGAGCGGGACTGCAAACGTTGCGAAGAGTACAAGGATTGGCTATTCACATACTCCCCCGTAGTTCGCTTCCTCTCAGAGAAGATCCAAGAcctcaatggccagcttggGCCCTCAAACATCCACTGCCGTCGATGTCCCTCCATCTTGGAGCAGGATGGGACGGTGAGCCGCCAGGCTGGCGGGTTTGACcccaaccacggcatctTGATATGTGCGAACGAGATGCGAGATCGTAAGCACATGGAAGACACGGTAGCACATGAAATGGTTCACGCATGGGACCATTTACGGTGGAAGATGGACTGGATGGGAGACAAGGACTTGAAGCATGCTGCATGCACGGAG ATCCGAGCTTCGATGTTGAGCGGCGAATGTCGATGGACAAGAGAGGCCTTCACAAGAGGCCAGTGGTCCGTCACGCAACAATTCCAAAACTGCGTCAGGAGACGAGCAATACAATCCGTAATGGCCCGACCTCGATGCAAGGATGATGTACAAGCCACCAAAGTTGTCAACGAAGTCTGGGATTCATGCTTCTCCGATACCAGACCATTTGGCGAAGTATACAGGTGA
- a CDS encoding glutamate 5-kinase (similar to Aspergillus clavatus NRRL 1 XP_001267700.1): MMNANVHRGCNTAPGHAFKMTDEAFTESQTAEMKRSRHQQTVVIKLGTSSIVDEKTHEPLLPILTLIVDTAFKLRKNGHRVVIVSSGAIGVGLQRMEVDKRPKHLAQLQALAAIGQCRLMSLWDSLFGHLSQPIAQILLTRNDIADRTRYLNAQNTFNQLLDMGVIPIVNENDTLAVSEIKFGDNDTLSAITAAMIHADLLFLMTDVDCLYDKNPRTNPDAKPIEIVDDFSVLEADVSSAGSSLGTGGMSTKIVAAKLGTLAGVTTIITRSSNPGNILGIVRYLHAQKVGSSSSASDSDDQRSQISEPPLSHTTTSLNLMDPSSNVDDDAPPPLHTRFLPSSDPISDRYFWLLHTPHPHGTLFIDEGCYRALMDKAGLLPVGIVDVAGNFAQHEVVRIAVVTRRSTPGPDGHMWDGEPLEVGRALVNYASAEITRIMGHQSTDIQNILGYADSEYVAQRSHIGFYRKESRPVTPISDLF, translated from the exons ATGATGAATGCCAATGTCCATAGGGGATGCAACACCGCGCCAGGGCACGCCTTCAAGATGACGGACGAGGCATTTACGGAGTCGCAAA CCGCCGAGATGAAGCGGTCTCGACATCAACAGACAGTCGTCATTAAACTGG GGACGAGCTCCATCGTAGATGAGAAGACTCATGAACCCCTCCTGCCAATCCTCACTTTGATTGTAGACACTGCTTTCAAGTTGAGAAAGAATGGCCACAGAGTTGTCATTGTCTCCTCTGGAGCCATTGGCGTTGGTCTCCAGAGAATGGAGGTCGACAAGCGTCCCAAGCATCTCGCTCAGCTCCAG gccttggcagcaatcGGACAGTGTCGCCTGATGAGCCTTTGGGACAGCCTTTTCGGTCACCTGTCACAGCCAATTGCTCAGATTCTGTTGACCAGAAACGACATTGCAGAT CGTACACGATATCTGAATGCTCAAAACACATTCAATCAGCTTTTGGACATGGGCGTCATTCCCATTGTCAACGAGAACGATACCCTTGCTGTTTCTGAAATTAAATTTGGCGACAATGATACCCTTTCAGCAATTACTGCTGCCATGATTCACGCAGACTTGTTGTTCCTCATGACAGACGTTGACTGTTTGTACGACAAGAACCCGCGAACGAATCCCGACGCTAAACCCATTGAAATCGTGGACGATTTCTCGGTTCTCGAAGCAGATG TATCAAGTGCTGGCTCCTCATTAGGGACCGGTGGCATGAGCACAAAGATTGTCGCCGCCAAGCTGGGAACTCTGGCTGGTGTGACCACGATAATTACCCGGTCCTCAAATCCGGGGAACATCCTCGGCATCGTGCGTTACCTGCATGCACAAAAGGTCGGCAGCAGCTCATCTGCATCTGACTCTGATGATCAGCGGAGTCAGATCAGTGAGCCGCCTCTGTCTCATACCACCACATCCTTGAACCTCATGGACCCGTCCTCCAATGTGGACGACGATGCACCCCCTCCTCTGCACACGCGGTTCTTGCCGTCAAGCGACCCGATCTCAGATCGCTACTTCTGGCTGCTGCATACTCCCCACCCTCACGGCACCTTGTTCATTGACGAGGGTTGCTACCGGGCCTTGATGGACAAGGCTGGCCTGCTGCCCGTTGGTATTGTTGATGTCGCGGGCAACTTCGCGCAGCATGAGGTTGTACGCATTGCCGTCGTCACCCGCAGGTCCACGCCGGGACCTGACGGACACATGTGGGACGGCGAGCCTTTGGAAGTTGGCCGTGCCTTGGTGAACTATGCCTCTGCCGAGATTACGCGGATCATGGGACACCAGAGCACCGATATTCAGAACATCCTTGGCTATGCAGACAGCGAGTATGTCGCTCAGCGGTCACATATCGGCTTCTATAGAAAGGAGAGCCGTCCTGTGACTCCTATTAGCGATCTTTTCTAA
- a CDS encoding pseudouridine synthase/archaeosine transglycosylase (similar to Metarhizium robertsii ARSEF 23 XP_007822015.1), with product MRPLTEQETKTLFTKLANYTGNSLKNLIAPLEDGDRFCFRLNKDRVYYVRLSIANLATSIARDKLLSLGTCIGKFTKTGKFRLHITALEILSEHARWKVWVRPNGEMPFLYGGNIVKAHVGRWSDDCPEHQGVVVYNMNDTPLGFGITARSTAEARRLDPTGITCFRQADCGEYLRDEDNLFATT from the exons ATGCGCCCCCTCACCGAGCAAGAGACCAAAACCCTCttcaccaagttggccaacTACACCGGCAACTCACTCAAGAACCTCATTGCGCCCCTCGAAGACGGCGACCGCTTCTGCTTCCGCCTGAACAAGGACCGAGTATACTATGTCCGCCTATCCATCGCCAATCTCGCCACATCAATTGCCCGCGACAAGCTCCTCTCACTAGGGACCTGCATAG GAAAATTCACAAAGACCGGTAAATTCCGCCTTCACATCACCGCTCTCGAAATCCTCTCCGAGCACGCCCGATGGAAGGTCTGGGTCCGACCGAATGGCGAGATGCCTTTCCTGTACGGCGGCAACATTGTCAAAGCCCACGTCGGCAGATGGTCAGACGACTGCCCCGAGCACCAGGGCGTGGTGGTGTACAACATGAACGACACGCCGTTGGGCTTTGGCATCACGGCAAGGAGTACCGCTGAGGCTCGGCGGTTGGACCCGACGGGTATCACATGCTTTAGGCAGGCGGATTGCGGAGAGTATCTGCGTGATGAGGACAATTTGTTTGCTACGACGTGA
- a CDS encoding amino acid transporter (similar to Neosartorya fischeri NRRL 181 XP_001261253.1), which yields MEKPSEPVAGQGVATGFTYIKPQLRKPHDPAVKFEEYHYYAHKTRTEEETYVAPTTKWRELLFKKKDKQGQDDHPEAHMPSERELTSRTNRIEITDEEWTNASRAYRTASVGACFYLITTDIMGPYGVGFAMGTLGWGPGIAFYTIFGFMAGYSGYLIWRVYLGVDSYQFPARNYGDLGFRTWGTTMRHLTNVLQALGLLLLLGQVTIQFGQNISEMSRFKLCYVVCPVLFVCVGFFLTQIRTLRNYGIVANLAVWLNLLVIFITMGVIAHSPPNYAIATLGSAGSAVDPSTITKGPDGKYPPVMHYNGLPPNGLVGSINGLLSGVLAYAGAQLFVEFLAEMRRPRDFLKAMWGAQLFIYTVYLVYGCFVYHCQGQYSYQPSYQGVSTYGWQTVGNAISLISALIAAGLYGNIGIKVMYNNVLIDIFNAPPLVTRRGRFLYAAIVPIWWAIAFIVAAAIPDYFGFVSIISATCLLNLTYTLPPLFALGYDIQRHAPRADIGEGFDPTTGAVLRNGGRMQRLIRGFLSGGIFQVSVNVWHVVYCLASLSMCGLGTYAAIEGMIEAFKEPQLNSFSCVSPLNLNA from the exons ATGGAGAAGCCATCCGAGCCTgtggctggccaaggcgtTGCTACAGGCTTCACCTACATCAAGCCTCAGCTTCGAAAGCCGCACGATCCCGCTGTCAAATTTGAAGAGTATCATTACTATGCGCACAAGACGCGGACCGAGGAGGAGACGTACGTGGCGCCGACGACAAAATGGCGGGAACTGCTGTTCAAGAAAAAGGACAAGCAGGGCCAAGACGACCATCCTGAGGCGCATATGCCCTCGGAACGGGAGCTCACGAGTCGAACAAATAGGATTGAGATTACTGATGAGGAATGGACCAATGCTAGCCGTGCATATAGAACGGCTTCTGTAGGTGCTT GCTTCTATTTGATCACGACGGATATCATGGGGCCTTATGGAGTTGGCTTTGCCATGGGCACCCTAGGATGGGGACCAG GCATCGCCTTCTACACCATCTTCGGCTTCATGGCTGGCTATAGCGGATACCTCATCTGGCGGGTATATCTTGGGGTGGACAGTTATCAATTCCCGGCCAGAAACTATGGCGATCTTGGCTTCCGAACTTGGGGTACAACCATGCGCCATCTCACCAATGTGCTGCAGGCCCTGGGActtttgctgcttctcgGCCAAGTTACCATTCAGTTTGGCCAGAACATTTCCGAAATGTCCAGGTTCAAGTTGTGCTATGTAGTCTGTCCCGTGCTGTTTGTATGCGTCGGTTTCTTCCTCACCCAAATCCGAACTCTGCGAAACTACGGAATagtggccaacttggctgttTGGTTGAACTTGCTTGTCAttttcatcaccatgggCGTCATTGCGCATTCTCCTCCAAACTATGCCATTGCCACACTAGGTTCGGCCGGTAGTGCGGTAGATCCGTCAACCATCACAAAAGGCCCGGATGGAAAGTATCCCCCGGTCATGCACTACAATGGACTTCCGCCAAATGGACTTGTCGGCTCCATCAACGGCTTGTTGTCTGGAGTCTTGGCATATGCCGGCGCGCAGCTCTTTGTTGAGTTTCTCGCCGAGATGAGACGGCCGCGAGACTTCCTCAAAGCCATGTGGGGAGCTCAGCTTTTCATATACACCGTATACCTCGTCTATGGGTGCTTCGTGTATCACTGCCAAGGCCAATACAGCTATCAACCTAGTTACCAAGGCGTCAGTACATATGGATGGCAGACTGTTGGCAATGCCATCTCGTTGATCAGCGCTCTGATTGCGGCTGGGCTTTACGGCAACATTGGTATCAAGGTCATGTACAACAACGTTCTCATTGATATTTTCAATGCGCCGCCGCTAGTCACCCGCCGTGGCAGATTCCTCTACGCCGCAATAGTCCCCATTTGGTGGGCTATTGCTTTTATCGTTGCGGCCGCTATCCCAGATTACTTTGGGTTCGTCAGTATTATCTCAGCAACTTGCTTGCTAAACTTGACATATACGCTGCCACCACTGTTTGCGTTgggatacgacatacaacgCCATGCGCCTCGGGCAGACATTGGTGAAGGCTTTGATCCAACGACAGGGGCAGTGCTTCGCAATGGCGGACGGATGCAACGACTGATTCGCGGCTTCCTCAGCGGTGGTATCTTTCAGGTGTCCGTCAACGTGTGGCATGTTGTGTATTGTCTGGCCTCGCTGTCGATGTGTGGTCTGGGGACGTACGCTGCTATTGAGG GTATGATTGAGGCTTTCAAAGAGCCTCAGTTGAATTCTTTCTCTTGCGTTTCACCTCTGAATCTGAATGCGTAA
- a CDS encoding glycyl-tRNA synthetase 1 (similar to Aspergillus terreus NIH2624 XP_001218064.1), with amino-acid sequence MTTTATTLKGQPLDKPVLDAMLRRRMFYTPSFEIYGGVGGLYDYGPPGCSLQANIVDLWRKHFILEEDMLEVDCTVLTPHDVLKTSGHVDKFADWMCKDPKNGEILRADHFVEAMLEARLNGDKEARGQKVEEKDDPKKKKKKAKSEAVKLDDAVVQEYEEVLARIDNYDGPQLGELIKKYDLKNPATGVLPSDPVAFNLMFQTSIGPSSNLPGYLRPETAQGQFLNFAKLLEFNQSQMPFASASIGKSYRNEISPRAGLLRVREFLMAEIEHFVDPQGGKKHHRFHEVEDVVLVLLDRDTQLSGKTDTKKVTVGEAVKSGLVDNETLGYFLARIHLFLERIGVDLSKMRFRQHMANEMAHYACDCWDAELLTSSGWVECVGCADRSAYDLSVHAKKTGAPLVVRERLEEPLVIEEWQVDIEKKKFGPLFKKDAKTVETALLATSQDEREKLAKQLSESGKISLQVAGVGDGKVELGSDTLKIEFRKRVENTREFTPNVIEPSFGIGRILYSLIEHNFWTRGSDGGDEARGVLSFPPTVAPTKVLIVPLSNNAQFRPIIKKLSQQLRTAGISNRIDDSSASIGKRYSRNDELGTPLGITVDFQTLQDHTITLRDRDSTTQVRAEESKILDAIKALADGSKNWEKVASELPKFEGQEVEIPAR; translated from the exons ATGACGACAACAGCGACGACCCTCAAGGGTCAACCCCTTGACAAGCCCGTACTCGATGCCATGCTAAGACGGCGCATGTTCTACACACCTTCGTTTGAAATCTacggtggtgttggtggtctATACGACTATGGTCCCCCAGGTTGCTCGCTGCAGGCCAACATTGTTGACCTCTGGCGCAAGCACTTCATTCTTGAGGAGGACATGCTCGAGGTGGACTGTACCGTCCTAACCCCCCACGATGTGCTCAAGACCAGTGGCCACGTCGACAAGTTCGCCGACTGGATGTGCAAGGACCCCAAGAACGGCGAAATTCTGCGAGCCGATCACTTTGTCGAGGCGATGCTCGAGGCGAGACTAAACGGTGATAAGGAGGCCCGTGGTCAAAAAGTGGAAGAGAAGGATGaccccaagaagaaaaagaagaaggccaagtcGGAGGCTGTGAAGCTGGACGACGCCGTGGTCCAGGAGTATGAGGAGGTACTGGCCAGAATCGACAACTACGACGGCCCTCAGCTTGGTGAGCTTATCAAAAAGTACGACCTCAAGAACCCAGCTACCGGCGTTCTCCCCTCAGACCCCGTTGCCTTCAACCTCATGTTCCAGACTTCGATCGGCCCCAGCAGCAATCTTCCCGGCTATCTTCGCCCCGAGACTGCCCAGGGCCAGTtcctcaactttgccaaGCTCCTGGAGTTTAACCAGAGCCAGATGCCGTTtgcttctgcttccattGGCAAGTCGTACAGAAACGAAATTTCCCCCCGCGCCGGTTTGCTGCGAGTTCGAGAGTTCCTGATGGCCGAAATTGAACACTTTGTCGACCCCCAGGGTGGTAAGAAGCACCACCGATTCCAcgaggttgaggatgttgtgCTCGTTCTCCTGGATCGTGATACCCAGCTGTCTGGCAAGACTGATACTAAGAAGGTTACTGTCGGTGAggcagtcaagtctggtctcgtcGACAACGAGACTCTTGGTTACTTCCTTGCCAGAATCCATCTCTTTTTGGAGAGGATCGGTGTGGATTTGTCAAAAATGCGCTTCCGTCAGCACATGGCTAACGAAATGGCCCATTACGCTTGTGACTGCTGGGATGCTGAACTGCTGACGAGCTCTGGCTGGGTTGAGTGCGTTGGTTGCGCTGATCGAAGCGCCTATGACTTGTCTGTCCATGCTAAGAAGACTGGTGCTCCTCTTGTTGTGCGTGAGCGCTTGGAAGAGCCTCTGGTTATTGAGGAGTGGCAGGTCGAcattgagaagaagaagtttggTCCTCTGTTCAAGAAGGATGCTAAGACGGTTGAGACGGCTTTGTTGGCTACTTCTCAAGACGAACGTgagaagcttgccaagcagctgAGTGAGTCTGGCAAGATTTCTCTGCAAGTTGCCGgcgttggcgatggcaaggttgagCTCGGCAGCGACACTCTCAAGATTGAGTTCCGCAAGCGAGTTGAGAACACGAGAGAATTCACCCCCAACGTTATCGAGCCCTCATTCGGTATCGGCCGTATCCTATACTCCCTGATTGAGCACAACTTCTGGACTCGTGGCAGTGACGGCGGTGACGAGGCCCGTGGT GTCCTCTCATTCCCTCCCACCGTGGCCCCCACCAAGGTTCTCATCGTCCCTCTCTCCAACAATGCTCAGTTCCGACCTATTATCAAGAAGCTCTCTCAGCAGCTCCGAACTGCCGGAATTTCCAATCGCATTGACGACTCATCCGCCAGTATCGGTAAGCGATATAGCCGAAATGACGAGCTCGGTACACCTCTCGGCATCACTGTCGATTTCCAGACCCTGCAGGACCACACCATTACCTTGAGAGACCGTGACTCTACAACCCAAGTCCGGGCTGAGGAGTCCAAGATTCTGGATGCTATCAAGGCGCTTGCTGATGGTTCAAAGAACTGGGAGAAGGTGGCTTCTGAGTTGCCAAAATTTGAGGGCCAAGAGGTGGAAATTCCTGCTCGTTGA
- a CDS encoding alpha/beta-hydrolase (similar to Wallemia sebi CBS 633.66 XP_006957735.1) — protein MKIFHNDPIFDGQLLRILSATYEQGSDITEAHSTTTRITPHDTESWYKEWNKTATRIEQVAAAALAKHHSQTAHEAFLRASMYHRASGQFFIGNPDDKRTRAAFKNCETCFIEAMKLSTHHECERVSIPYKDTALPGYFLRPRTARRCVTLIINGGYDSTKEECFFFSGAAALRRGFNVLLFDGPGQGLALVEQNLITTHKWESVITPVVDYLYTRSDVDKSKIAAMGISLGGYQVPRAATKEKRLAAIIADPGQVDIGKRARARLPLPETWRRVFPKDTSWAVVSLVSTILARMSADPSNGWTMRRIKHVHGLDNIVDMFEEMDKFKLNPAEITCPCFVSCAENDELASDSWEFYERLGAQEKRFVRYKAADGGGEHCEAGNRSLFNGDCLDWLEELWS, from the coding sequence atgaaAATCTTCCACAACGACCCCATCTTCGACGGCCAACTCCTCCGCATCCTCTCGGCTACATACGAACAAGGCAGCGACATCACGGAAGCGcactcaaccaccacaagaATCACACCCCACGACACAGAATCATGGTACAAAGAATGGAACAAGACAGCCACCCGGATAGAACAAGTCGCTGCGGCAGCACTCGCCAAACATCACAGCCAAACCGCACACGAGGCCTTCCTCCGAGCATCCATGTACCACCGCGCATCGGGACAGTTCTTCATCGGCAACCCAGACGATAAACGAACCCGGGCAGCTTTCAAAAACTGCGAAACATGCTTCATCGAAGCTATGAAGTTGTCCACGCATCATGAGTGCGAGAGAGTCTCAATTCCCTACAAAGATACAGCCCTGCCGGGGTATTTCCTTCGTCCCCGAACAGCAAGACGATGCGTAACGCTCATCATAAACGGTGGGTATGACTCAACCAAAGAAGagtgcttcttcttcagtggtgctgctgctctACGGAGAGGTTTCAACGTCTTGTTATTCGACGGACCAGGCCAGGGACTCGCTCTTGTTGAACAGAATCTCATCACCACACACAAATGGGAGTCCGTCATCACCCCCGTCGTAGATTACCTCTACACACGCTCTGACGTGGATAAATCCAAAATTGCAGCCATGGGCATCAGCCTAGGTGGCTACCAGGTTCCCCGGGCGGCCACGAAAGAGAAGCGTCTGGCAGCTATCATCGCTGACCCCGGACAAGTCGATATAGGGAAGAGGGCTCGTGCAAGGTTACCCCTTCCAGAAACCTGGCGGCGTGTATTCCCAAAGGATACATCTTGGGCTGTCGTATCGCTGGTGTCGACTATTCTTGCAAGGATGTCGGCTGACCCGTCGAATGGGTGGACGATGAGACGGATCAAGCACGTCCATGGCCTGGATAACATCGTGGACATGTTTGAGGAGATGGATAAGTTCAAGCTGAATCCGGCGGAGATTACGTGTCCTTGTTTTGTGTCGTGTGCGGAAAACGATGAATTGGCTTCTGATTCATGGGAATTTTATGAACGGCTTGGGGCACAGGAGAAGAGGTTTGTGAGATATAAGGCGGCAGATGGGGGTGGTGAACACTGTGAGGCTGGAAATCGTAGTTTATTCAATGGCGATTGCCTTGActggttggaggagttgtggTCGTGA